In one Mucilaginibacter ginsenosidivorax genomic region, the following are encoded:
- a CDS encoding pirin family protein encodes MIPQSKGKMFLSDERGLTQHDWYRSYHTFNFGSYNNGHKHPFSDLYVLNDDTLAAEESIRMSVKEHTAVLLIPVVGAIGCRDHNGDHIMIEPGMVQLLALPPGSGFQVNNPYKKETDLVNFLQLWIKIKTPANQDFCFDLPSNRNQLTEIFGLGNTIGYMGQFDGRAETTLCVSKPGNALFAYVIEGAFEVQYRLMHARDGLVLWDLEEAELEALSNNAIIMLIEITPQ; translated from the coding sequence ATGATCCCGCAATCCAAAGGCAAGATGTTTTTATCAGACGAACGCGGACTAACCCAGCATGACTGGTACCGCAGTTATCACACTTTCAATTTCGGCAGTTATAATAACGGCCATAAGCACCCATTTAGCGATTTGTACGTTTTAAATGACGATACACTGGCCGCAGAAGAAAGCATCAGGATGAGCGTGAAAGAACACACGGCCGTTTTGCTCATCCCGGTTGTTGGCGCCATAGGATGCCGGGACCATAACGGCGACCATATAATGATAGAACCCGGCATGGTGCAACTATTGGCACTACCGCCAGGCTCGGGATTCCAGGTTAATAATCCGTACAAAAAAGAGACTGACCTTGTTAACTTTTTGCAGCTCTGGATCAAAATAAAAACACCGGCGAACCAGGATTTCTGTTTCGATTTACCCTCAAACCGGAACCAGCTAACCGAAATTTTCGGGCTTGGAAACACCATTGGCTACATGGGCCAGTTTGATGGCCGTGCCGAAACCACTCTTTGCGTAAGCAAACCGGGAAACGCCCTATTTGCCTACGTTATTGAGGGTGCGTTTGAAGTTCAGTACCGCCTGATGCATGCCAGGGACGGGCTGGTTTTATGGGATTTGGAAGAGGCCGAGCTGGAAGCGCTATCAAATAACGCCATCATTATGCTGATTGAGATTACCCCACAATGA
- a CDS encoding dioxygenase family protein produces MERKTFLTSGLAALGFAAIAPLANSCKKESTGTTTTSTTTTTTTTTGGTTSSSCTTGATETAGPYPTITPSSYVRSNIVDGQSGVPLTIKLSFTNTNSSCAALTGALVDIWHCTALGYYSEYTDTPGGGYATVDYTSSHFLRGRQTTDSTGLVTFTSIFPGWYSPRAPHIHVHVYNSSGTSLLITQIAFPTDVCNTVYTTATDYKARGVQDTANTADMVFSDSLATELSTVTGSVSAGYVLTISIGVAA; encoded by the coding sequence ATGGAAAGAAAAACTTTTTTAACCAGCGGGCTTGCGGCATTAGGCTTTGCCGCTATCGCCCCGCTTGCCAATTCCTGCAAAAAGGAAAGCACAGGTACCACAACTACCAGTACCACAACAACTACCACCACCACCACGGGCGGTACCACCAGCAGCTCATGTACTACAGGGGCTACAGAAACAGCCGGACCCTACCCTACTATCACGCCATCAAGCTACGTCAGGAGCAATATTGTTGACGGGCAATCGGGCGTGCCTTTAACTATTAAACTCTCGTTTACCAATACCAATAGCAGCTGCGCGGCATTAACGGGGGCCCTGGTAGACATTTGGCATTGTACCGCGCTGGGCTATTATTCTGAATACACCGATACCCCCGGCGGTGGCTATGCTACTGTTGATTACACATCGTCGCATTTTTTGCGTGGGCGGCAAACCACCGATAGTACTGGCCTGGTTACGTTTACCAGTATTTTTCCGGGCTGGTACTCTCCGCGGGCCCCGCACATTCATGTACACGTATATAACTCGTCGGGCACGTCGTTACTCATCACGCAGATTGCTTTCCCTACGGATGTTTGCAATACCGTTTATACCACCGCAACTGATTATAAGGCGCGAGGCGTTCAGGATACGGCAAACACCGCGGATATGGTTTTCAGCGATTCGCTTGCCACCGAACTATCAACCGTTACAGGTAGTGTTTCGGCCGGATACGTGCTTACCATAAGCATTGGCGTTGCCGCCTGA
- a CDS encoding serine hydrolase domain-containing protein, translated as MIKNKWGCVSVVLLGFALFNTACAQNPPFTGRAYVAEERLVQNSTVLLNNAQYTIPLQKLEDLKIASVHFTNQYASVFDSLLNKYCKVEVFDGNGKNMNALAADLKWYNTIVLQVNDADLGNPLLLDFITTNQKIKRVIIAAFGNGTLLNKLNNTTVPVIWSERVSPVSASYAAQAIFGGVAVTQKLAKTYSPVYSSGMGFVSQQTRLQYSVPEDVGINSNNLQEIDQIAREAITQHATPGCVVLVAKDGKVIFNKAYGYHTYDNVTPDKLTDIFDLASMTKISATTVETMQLVDQGKLSVENNLGDYLPLARTSNKNDVKLREVLLHQAGFIPDIQSFEKVKPSDHSTDSSAAYPTRVSEHYFLRKDYFKDVMLPDMLSSPLKTRGQYVYSDVSMLFMQEVVESITSVPENVYVQQQFYTPLGMQTAGFLPLHRFSQAQIIPTENDQEYRMSLLDGYVHDPTAALKGGVAGHAGLFAGANDVAILYQMLLNKGTYGGVQYFKPEVVDLFTSKQSPVSRRGLGFDRWDPIADRHYPSKLASDQTFGHTGFTGTCVWVDPKYNLVYIFLSNRVNPNVGSKLGSLNIRPRIQDVVYEAINKGM; from the coding sequence ATGATAAAAAATAAATGGGGCTGTGTTTCTGTAGTGTTGTTAGGGTTTGCATTATTTAATACCGCCTGCGCGCAAAATCCACCTTTTACCGGGCGTGCCTATGTTGCTGAAGAAAGATTGGTTCAAAACTCAACCGTTTTGCTCAACAACGCTCAATATACTATCCCGCTGCAAAAGCTGGAAGACTTAAAAATTGCCAGCGTGCATTTTACCAACCAATATGCCAGCGTTTTTGATAGCCTGCTTAACAAATACTGCAAAGTTGAGGTGTTTGATGGCAATGGCAAAAACATGAACGCCCTAGCTGCCGATTTAAAATGGTACAACACCATTGTTTTACAGGTAAATGATGCCGACCTGGGTAACCCGCTATTGTTAGATTTTATTACTACCAACCAAAAAATAAAACGGGTTATCATAGCTGCGTTTGGGAATGGAACACTGTTAAACAAACTAAATAATACAACAGTGCCGGTAATCTGGTCCGAAAGGGTATCGCCGGTATCGGCTTCATATGCAGCACAGGCCATATTTGGCGGCGTGGCCGTTACGCAAAAATTAGCCAAAACCTACTCGCCTGTTTATAGCAGCGGAATGGGTTTTGTTAGCCAGCAAACCAGGCTGCAATACAGCGTACCCGAAGATGTAGGTATTAACTCCAACAACCTGCAGGAGATTGACCAGATAGCCCGCGAGGCCATTACCCAGCATGCCACTCCTGGCTGCGTAGTATTGGTTGCCAAAGATGGCAAGGTGATATTTAACAAAGCCTACGGCTACCACACCTACGACAATGTAACGCCCGATAAGCTGACCGATATCTTCGACCTGGCCTCCATGACCAAAATATCGGCTACCACTGTGGAGACTATGCAACTGGTTGACCAGGGCAAGCTAAGTGTTGAAAACAACTTAGGCGATTACCTGCCCCTGGCCCGCACCAGCAATAAAAACGATGTAAAATTACGCGAGGTATTGCTGCACCAGGCCGGTTTTATTCCCGATATCCAATCATTTGAAAAGGTAAAACCCTCCGATCATAGTACCGATTCTTCGGCAGCCTACCCTACCAGGGTATCTGAACATTATTTTTTGCGGAAGGATTATTTTAAAGATGTAATGCTGCCCGATATGCTCAGTTCGCCACTGAAAACCCGCGGGCAGTATGTGTACAGCGATGTAAGCATGTTGTTTATGCAGGAGGTGGTAGAAAGCATCACCTCCGTTCCCGAGAATGTGTATGTGCAGCAGCAGTTTTATACGCCGCTGGGTATGCAAACAGCCGGTTTTTTACCGTTGCACAGGTTTAGCCAGGCACAAATCATACCTACCGAAAATGACCAGGAGTACCGCATGAGTTTATTGGATGGCTACGTGCATGACCCTACTGCCGCACTTAAAGGCGGCGTTGCCGGCCATGCCGGCCTGTTCGCCGGCGCCAATGATGTAGCCATACTATACCAGATGCTGCTGAACAAGGGCACCTACGGCGGCGTGCAATATTTTAAGCCCGAGGTGGTAGACCTTTTTACCTCCAAACAATCCCCCGTAAGCAGGCGAGGCTTGGGTTTCGACCGCTGGGACCCAATTGCCGACAGGCACTACCCATCTAAACTGGCTTCTGACCAAACCTTTGGCCACACGGGCTTTACAGGCACCTGCGTATGGGTTGATCCTAAGTACAACCTGGTGTACATCTTCTTATCCAACCGGGTAAACCCAAATGTGGGCAGCAAGCTGGGCAGCCTTAACATCCGCCCCAGGATACAGGATGTTGTGTACGAGGCTATCAATAAAGGGATGTAA
- a CDS encoding amidohydrolase: MKKLLPALLLLAAACKQKEYNADLLIKNAVVYTVDSAFTTANAFVVSKGKIVAVGNADTLEQKYLAHEVIDAKGAAVYPGFIDAHAHFYEYGLGLQEVNLDGTKSWGEVVDSVQAYATRNPDGWIIGRGWDQNDWAKKQFPDKAKLDSLFPVRPVILSRVDGHAVIANQAALNIAGVKPGQAITGGEIETINGKLTGILVDNAVGIVTRKVPEPTAPVVENALLSAQKNCFAVGLTTVDDCGLPYTMINTIADLQHKGSLKMRMYVMLSDRPENYDYLFKRGAFKSPGLNVRAFKVYADGALGSRGACLLKPYADQPRWNGFLLSSQAHFEEVAKKIAAKGFQMCTHAIGDSANRVMLKIYASVLKGKNDRRWRIEHSQIVAPEDVKLFGDNSIIPSVQPTHATSDMYWAGKRLGDKRLRSSGYIYKTLLQQNGWIPLGTDFPVENINPMYTFYAAVERQDLKGFPEHGFQKENALSRTEALRGITIWAAKANFEEKEKGSIEPGKYADFVILDKDIMKVKGAELPIAKVTQTYINGVKVYDKK; this comes from the coding sequence ATGAAAAAACTATTGCCGGCGCTGCTGCTCCTGGCTGCAGCCTGCAAACAAAAAGAGTATAATGCCGATTTGTTGATAAAAAACGCGGTTGTTTATACCGTTGATAGTGCCTTTACTACAGCCAACGCGTTTGTGGTAAGCAAAGGTAAAATTGTAGCCGTTGGCAACGCAGATACGTTGGAGCAAAAATACCTGGCCCATGAAGTGATTGATGCCAAAGGCGCTGCCGTTTATCCTGGCTTTATTGATGCCCATGCCCATTTTTATGAATATGGATTAGGCCTGCAGGAAGTAAACCTGGATGGCACCAAAAGCTGGGGCGAGGTGGTTGATTCTGTTCAGGCTTACGCCACACGCAACCCTGATGGCTGGATTATCGGCCGGGGCTGGGACCAAAACGATTGGGCTAAAAAACAGTTTCCCGACAAAGCCAAACTGGATAGCCTGTTCCCGGTACGCCCTGTAATATTGAGCCGGGTTGATGGGCATGCTGTTATTGCCAACCAGGCGGCATTAAACATAGCAGGCGTAAAACCCGGTCAAGCCATAACCGGCGGCGAGATAGAAACTATCAACGGAAAACTCACCGGCATCCTGGTTGATAACGCCGTAGGCATTGTTACCCGCAAGGTGCCCGAACCAACAGCTCCTGTTGTGGAGAATGCCCTGCTATCGGCACAAAAAAACTGTTTTGCCGTTGGTTTAACCACGGTTGATGATTGCGGGTTGCCCTATACCATGATTAACACCATTGCCGATTTGCAGCATAAAGGATCATTAAAAATGCGCATGTATGTCATGTTATCAGACAGGCCGGAGAATTACGATTACCTGTTTAAACGTGGCGCGTTTAAATCGCCCGGCCTGAATGTTCGCGCATTTAAAGTTTATGCCGACGGCGCCCTGGGCTCCCGCGGGGCCTGTTTACTGAAACCTTATGCCGATCAGCCCAGGTGGAACGGTTTTTTGCTGAGCAGCCAAGCCCATTTTGAGGAGGTAGCAAAAAAAATAGCGGCCAAAGGCTTCCAGATGTGCACCCATGCCATCGGCGATTCGGCCAACAGGGTAATGTTAAAAATATATGCATCTGTTTTAAAAGGCAAAAACGATCGCCGCTGGAGGATAGAGCATTCGCAGATTGTTGCGCCGGAGGATGTTAAACTTTTTGGCGATAACAGCATTATCCCATCCGTACAACCCACACACGCTACATCAGACATGTACTGGGCAGGTAAACGCCTGGGCGATAAAAGACTGAGATCGTCGGGCTACATTTATAAAACGCTGTTACAACAAAACGGATGGATTCCGCTGGGAACAGATTTCCCGGTAGAAAACATTAACCCCATGTATACGTTTTATGCAGCGGTAGAGCGGCAGGATTTGAAGGGCTTCCCTGAACACGGCTTCCAGAAAGAAAATGCCTTGAGCCGTACCGAAGCATTAAGGGGAATAACTATTTGGGCTGCAAAAGCCAACTTTGAAGAAAAAGAAAAAGGCAGCATTGAGCCGGGCAAGTATGCCGATTTTGTAATACTGGATAAAGACATCATGAAGGTAAAAGGCGCCGAATTACCTATCGCTAAAGTAACCCAAACCTATATAAACGGAGTTAAAGTATATGATAAAAAATAA